In Excalfactoria chinensis isolate bCotChi1 chromosome 3, bCotChi1.hap2, whole genome shotgun sequence, one DNA window encodes the following:
- the ZBTB2 gene encoding zinc finger and BTB domain-containing protein 2 produces MDLANHGLILLQQLNAQREFGFLCDCTVAIGDVYFKAHKSVLASFSNYFKMLFVHQTSECVRLKATDIQPDIFSYLLHLMYTGKMAPQLIDPVRLEQGIKFLHAYPLIQEASLASQGTFSHPDQVFPLASSLYGIQIADHQIRHPAKVTSAADKLGREPRPQTSRMTQEQVSEGSQLSQLPTSLPQVSRTNMATSDQLPSSLSPELVSAAGNNSPAGEEANMEASSSDEQPASLTIAHVKPSIMKRNGSFPKYYACHLCGRRFNLRSSLREHLQIHTGVPFTSSQQGESNVSLSLCNNTAEKDAMEVPEAGMISDSELQQISDSPIIDGQQQSETPPPSDIADIDNLEQADQEREVKRRKYECSICGRKFIQKSHWREHMYIHTGKPFKCSTCDKSFCRANQAARHVCLNQSMDTYTMVDKQTLELCTFEEGSQMDNMLVQTNKPYKCNLCDKTFSTPNEVVKHSCQNQNSVFTLEEDRSILLGGGDTEATETDNAVLASIKKEQEAVLLD; encoded by the exons atggatttggCCAACCATGGACTTATTCTGCTGCAGCAACTAAATGCTCAGAGAGAGTTTGGTTTCCTGTGTGACTGCACGGTTGCTATCGGCGATGTCTACTTCAAGGCACACAAATCAgttcttgcttctttctccaACTACTTCAAGATGCTGTTCGTTCACCAAACCAG TGAATGTGTCCGTTTGAAAGCAACCGACATACAGCCAGATATCTTCAGTTATCTCTTGCATTTGATGTACACTGGGAAGATGGCACCACAGCTCATTGACCCAGTTCGACTAGAGCAGGGAATAAAGTTTCTGCATGCATATCCACTAATTCAGGAGGCCAGCCTTGCAAGTCAGGGAACTTTTTCTCACCCGGATCAAGTTTTTCCATTAGCATCTTCATTATATGGCATTCAGATCGCGGATCACCAGATCAGACATCCCGCTAAAGTTACATCGGCAGCTGACAAACTCGGGCGAGAACCAAGGCCACAGACTTCCCGCATGACCCAAGAACAGGTTTCTGAAGGCTCACAGCTCTCACAGTTACCTACATCTCTGCCACAAGTCAGCAGGACAAATATGGCCACTTCCGACCAATTGCCATCATCTTTATCTCCAGAATTGGTATCTGCCGCTGGTAATAATTCACCTGCGGGAGAGGAAGCCAACATGGAAGCATCTTCTTCAGACGAACAGCCTGCGTCACTCACGATAGCACATGTCAAGCCGAGCATCATGAAAAGGAACGGAAGCTTCCCCAAGTACTACGCCTGCCACCTCTGTGGTCGCCGGTTCAATTTACGAAGTAGCTTGCGTGAACACTTGCAGATCCACACGGGAGTTCCCTTCACGTCTAGCCAGCAGGGAGAAAGCAATGTTTCTTTGTCTCTCTGTAACAACACGGCTGAGAAGGATGCTATGGAAGTGCCTGAAGCTGGGATGATTAGTGACAGTGAGCTGCAGCAGATCTCAGACTCTCCAATAATCGATGGGCAGCAGCAATCAGAGACGCCGCCCCCCTCGGATATTGCAGACATAGACAACTTGGAGCAGGCAGATCAAGAGAGGGAAGTAAAAAGACGGAAATATGAATGTTCCATCTGCGGTCGTAAATTTATTCAGAAAAGCCACTGGAGGGAGCACATGTACATACACACTGGCAAACCCTTCAAGTGCAGCACTTGCGACAAGAGCTTTTGTAGGGCTAACCAGGCTGCCAGACACGTGTGCCTAAACCAGAGCATGGACACGTACACGATGGTGGACAAACAGACTCTGGAGCTCTGTACTTTTGAGGAAGGCAGTCAAATGGACAACATGCTAGTACAGACCAACAAGCCCTACAAATGTAACTTGTGTGACAAAACATTTTCGACTCCCAATGAAGTAGTCAAACATTCGTGCCAAAATCAAAACTCTGTCTTCACACTAGAAGAAGATCGCTCCATTCTGCTAGGTGGTGGGGACACGGAAGCCACAGAGACTGATAATGCAGTGTTAGCCTCCATCAAAAAGGAGCAGGAAGCAGTGTTGTTAGACTGA